The following are from one region of the Actinoplanes sp. L3-i22 genome:
- a CDS encoding SDR family oxidoreductase — translation MTSRTALITGGTSGIGLATAALLHRTGYRVAVTGSTAESVEAARAQLPDEVVVLRADARSLADTDRVVGELRERFGSLDVLFLNAGLVRGLPIEDYDEATVDDLLAVNFKGQFFTLQKALPLLNDGGSVIFTVGIGVTRGIGAGSAAAASKGAVLALVPSLALELAPRGVRVNAVSPGAIATPIWSKFGMSVEAAQAAMGGRIPFGRLGTADEIAEVVAFLASPGASYLTGENIVVGGGSGLSA, via the coding sequence ATGACTTCACGCACAGCGCTCATCACCGGCGGGACCAGCGGGATCGGGCTGGCCACCGCCGCCCTGCTGCACCGGACCGGATACCGGGTGGCGGTCACCGGTTCGACGGCCGAGTCGGTCGAGGCGGCCCGGGCGCAACTGCCGGACGAGGTGGTCGTTCTTCGGGCCGACGCGCGATCACTCGCGGACACCGATCGGGTGGTCGGGGAGCTGCGCGAGCGGTTCGGGTCGCTGGACGTGCTGTTCCTCAACGCCGGGCTGGTCCGCGGGCTGCCGATCGAGGACTACGACGAGGCGACCGTCGACGACCTGCTCGCGGTCAACTTCAAGGGGCAGTTCTTCACGCTGCAGAAGGCGCTGCCGCTGCTCAACGACGGGGGCAGCGTGATCTTCACGGTCGGGATCGGGGTGACCCGGGGGATCGGCGCGGGATCGGCCGCGGCTGCCAGCAAGGGGGCGGTGCTTGCCCTCGTACCGTCGCTGGCTCTTGAACTTGCTCCTCGGGGTGTCCGGGTGAACGCGGTCAGCCCCGGCGCCATCGCGACTCCGATCTGGTCGAAGTTCGGGATGAGCGTCGAGGCGGCGCAGGCCGCGATGGGCGGGCGGATCCCGTTCGGACGGCTCGGGACCGCCGACGAGATCGCCGAGGTGGTCGCGTTCCTGGCCTCGCCGGGCGCGTCCTACCTGACCGGCGAGAACATCGTGGTCGGCGGCGGCTCCGGGCTCAGCGCGTGA
- a CDS encoding M4 family metallopeptidase has protein sequence MVRKSLVVALATGTAAASALVAVSAPAVAQPSAPAVDAVAQADAVVAARPAVLQASGHDAFRRSQVVQSQGLTYAAYDRTYKGLTVKGGDLVIVTDSAGQTRYTSVAQSSPIGEISTTAKISANTATATAKKQLKTVSGVEGTQLIVVAAEGQAARLAYETTVNGTSAEGVSRLTVDVDAVTGAVLGSEEHVTEVTGSGTGWINGSVSLNTTLSGSTYSLKDPSVTNLSCQDASTRATFTGSDNVWGNGVGTSKETGCVDALYVAQKQVSMLSSWLGRNAQNGSGGAWPIRVGLNQQNAYYDGTQVQIGKNTAGKWISSLDVVGHELGHGIDDKTPGGISKGGTQEFVADTIGAATEAFAANPNDPADYQVGEEVNLVGSGPIRYMYNPSLAGDSNCYSSSTPGSEVHAAAGPGNHWFYLLAQGSSGNGQPASPTCNSSTVTGVGIQTAIKIMYNAMLLKTSSSSYAKYRVWTLQAAKNLYPGSCTQFNAVKAAWNAVSLPAQSGEPTC, from the coding sequence ATGGTGCGAAAATCCCTGGTCGTCGCGTTGGCGACCGGTACCGCCGCGGCCTCGGCGCTGGTCGCGGTGTCCGCCCCGGCGGTTGCGCAGCCGAGCGCCCCGGCGGTGGACGCGGTCGCCCAGGCCGACGCCGTGGTGGCCGCCCGGCCGGCGGTTCTGCAGGCGAGCGGGCATGACGCCTTCCGGCGCAGCCAGGTCGTCCAGTCGCAGGGCCTGACGTACGCGGCATACGACCGCACCTACAAGGGTCTGACGGTCAAGGGCGGCGACCTGGTGATCGTCACCGACAGCGCCGGCCAGACCCGGTACACCTCGGTCGCGCAGAGCAGCCCGATCGGGGAAATCTCCACCACGGCGAAGATTTCCGCCAACACCGCTACCGCCACCGCGAAGAAGCAGCTCAAGACGGTCAGCGGGGTCGAGGGCACGCAGCTGATCGTGGTCGCCGCCGAGGGGCAGGCGGCCCGGCTCGCCTACGAGACGACGGTCAACGGCACCAGCGCCGAGGGCGTCAGCCGCCTGACCGTCGACGTGGACGCGGTGACCGGCGCGGTGCTCGGCTCGGAGGAGCACGTCACCGAGGTGACCGGCTCCGGGACCGGCTGGATCAACGGCTCGGTGTCGCTGAACACCACGCTGTCCGGCTCGACGTACTCGCTCAAGGACCCGTCCGTCACGAACCTGAGCTGCCAGGACGCCTCCACCCGGGCGACCTTCACCGGCTCCGACAACGTGTGGGGCAACGGCGTCGGCACCAGCAAGGAGACCGGCTGCGTGGACGCGCTGTACGTGGCGCAGAAGCAGGTCTCGATGCTGTCGTCGTGGCTCGGGCGCAACGCGCAGAACGGCTCGGGCGGCGCCTGGCCGATCCGGGTCGGGCTGAACCAGCAGAACGCGTACTACGACGGCACCCAGGTGCAGATCGGCAAGAACACCGCCGGTAAGTGGATCTCGTCGCTGGACGTCGTCGGCCACGAGCTGGGTCACGGCATCGACGACAAGACCCCGGGCGGCATCTCGAAGGGCGGCACCCAGGAGTTCGTCGCCGACACCATCGGGGCGGCGACCGAGGCGTTCGCGGCCAACCCGAACGACCCGGCCGACTACCAGGTCGGCGAAGAGGTCAACCTGGTCGGCAGCGGCCCGATCCGGTACATGTACAACCCGTCGCTGGCCGGGGACAGCAACTGCTACTCGTCCAGCACGCCGGGCTCCGAGGTGCACGCCGCGGCCGGTCCCGGCAACCACTGGTTCTACCTGCTGGCCCAGGGCAGCAGCGGCAACGGCCAGCCGGCCAGCCCGACCTGCAACAGCTCCACGGTGACCGGGGTCGGCATCCAGACCGCGATCAAGATCATGTACAACGCGATGCTGCTGAAGACGTCCAGCTCGTCCTACGCCAAGTACCGGGTGTGGACGCTGCAGGCCGCGAAGAACCTGTACCCGGGCAGCTGCACCCAGTTCAACGCGGTCAAGGCCGCCTGGAACGCGGTCAGCCTGCCGGCCCAGTCCGGCGAGCCCACCTGCTGA
- a CDS encoding CGNR zinc finger domain-containing protein, with protein sequence MPTTDEALLLALLNSTPVLDGTPKDELTGPDWLTAHDQPATDAEWRALLDVRSELQELVRGTGGTDGLARFTAGVSRRPEMRADGITWVLDLPAGRTAAARAVLAWDALRVHSPGRLRACANTECRLFLLDQSKSNSARWCSMAICGNRMKARRHYERKTSQNPRSNTDLRTA encoded by the coding sequence ATGCCGACGACCGACGAGGCCCTGCTGCTGGCCCTGCTCAACTCGACGCCCGTACTCGACGGGACGCCGAAGGACGAGCTCACCGGCCCGGACTGGCTCACCGCTCACGATCAGCCGGCCACCGACGCCGAGTGGCGGGCGCTGCTTGACGTGCGGTCCGAGCTGCAGGAACTCGTCCGCGGCACGGGCGGCACCGACGGCCTGGCCCGCTTCACCGCCGGGGTGAGCCGCCGGCCCGAGATGCGCGCGGACGGGATCACCTGGGTGCTCGACCTGCCCGCCGGCCGGACGGCAGCGGCCCGCGCGGTGCTCGCCTGGGACGCGCTGCGGGTGCACAGCCCGGGCCGGCTGCGGGCCTGCGCCAACACCGAGTGCCGGCTGTTCCTGCTCGACCAGAGCAAGTCGAACAGCGCCCGCTGGTGCTCCATGGCCATCTGCGGCAACCGCATGAAGGCCCGCCGCCACTACGAACGAAAGACCAGTCAAAACCCAAGATCAAACACCGATTTGCGTACGGCGTGA
- a CDS encoding alpha/beta fold hydrolase, with translation MNVVHHRYVTVQGRRLFYREAGPADGPVVVLLHGFPTSSFMFRELIPALAGRYRVIAPDHLGFGLSDAPPADEFGYTFDALTELTAGLLDQLGVVSYAIYVQDYGAPIGWRLALANPGAITAIITQNGNGYDAGFVPGFWATVWAYHRERTPETEAGVRGALTREAIRWQYLTGVPDETLVSPDTWEHDFALVSRPGNDLVQLALFGDYATNPPLYPALHEYLRTHRPPVLAVWGEGDEIFGPDGARAFAGDVPDAEIHLLAGGHFLLESAGDQVADLINDFLDRRVKS, from the coding sequence ATGAACGTCGTGCATCACCGCTACGTCACCGTCCAGGGTCGGCGGCTGTTCTACCGGGAGGCCGGACCGGCCGACGGCCCGGTGGTCGTGCTGCTGCACGGGTTCCCGACCAGCTCGTTCATGTTTCGTGAGCTGATCCCCGCGCTGGCCGGGCGCTACCGGGTGATCGCGCCGGACCATCTGGGCTTCGGGCTGTCGGATGCCCCGCCGGCCGACGAGTTCGGCTACACCTTCGACGCGCTGACCGAGCTGACCGCGGGGCTGCTCGACCAGCTCGGGGTGGTCAGCTACGCGATCTACGTGCAGGACTACGGCGCGCCGATCGGCTGGCGGCTCGCGCTGGCGAACCCCGGCGCGATCACCGCGATCATCACGCAGAACGGCAACGGGTACGACGCCGGCTTCGTCCCCGGGTTCTGGGCGACGGTGTGGGCGTACCACCGCGAGCGGACGCCGGAGACCGAGGCCGGCGTGCGCGGCGCGCTGACCCGCGAGGCGATCCGCTGGCAGTACCTGACCGGCGTCCCGGACGAGACCCTGGTCAGCCCGGACACCTGGGAGCACGACTTCGCGCTGGTGTCGCGGCCCGGCAACGACCTGGTTCAGCTGGCGCTGTTCGGCGACTACGCGACCAACCCGCCGCTGTACCCGGCGCTGCACGAGTACCTGCGCACGCACCGCCCGCCGGTGCTGGCGGTCTGGGGCGAGGGCGACGAGATCTTCGGCCCGGACGGCGCCCGCGCGTTCGCCGGGGACGTCCCGGACGCCGAGATCCACCTGCTCGCCGGCGGCCACTTCCTGCTGGAGAGCGCCGGCGACCAGGTCGCCGACCTGATCAACGACTTCCTGGACCGCAGGGTCAAGTCGTGA
- a CDS encoding SDR family NAD(P)-dependent oxidoreductase codes for MSDLTGRTVLVVGRAGGIARAITLAVREAGGQVVVAGRDPEALAAAYDDPGVTAEQVDLTDERSVAALAGRLGRVDHVVSTASARARGVVGELDHDTVLASFDVKVLGPILLAKHFAPRLPADGSFVLFSGSSARKPTAGMLAVGATNAAVDVVARGLAVELAPIRVNAISPGTIDTGAYDGLGEQRKAELFAARRAGSPARRIGTAADVAEAVLFALTSTFVTGQVLGVDGGEPLV; via the coding sequence GTGAGCGACCTGACCGGGCGGACCGTGCTGGTGGTCGGGCGGGCCGGCGGCATCGCCCGCGCGATCACCCTGGCGGTCCGCGAAGCCGGCGGGCAGGTCGTGGTCGCCGGCCGGGATCCGGAGGCGCTCGCCGCCGCCTACGACGACCCCGGCGTCACCGCGGAACAGGTCGACCTGACCGATGAGCGCAGTGTCGCCGCGCTGGCCGGGCGGCTCGGCCGGGTCGACCACGTGGTGTCCACCGCCTCGGCGCGGGCTCGCGGCGTCGTGGGGGAGCTGGACCACGACACCGTGCTCGCGTCGTTCGACGTGAAGGTGCTCGGGCCGATCCTGCTGGCCAAGCACTTCGCGCCGCGGCTGCCGGCGGACGGCTCGTTCGTGCTGTTCTCCGGCTCGTCGGCGCGCAAGCCCACGGCCGGCATGCTCGCCGTCGGGGCCACCAACGCCGCGGTCGACGTGGTGGCCCGCGGCCTGGCGGTCGAGCTCGCGCCGATCCGGGTGAACGCGATCTCGCCGGGCACGATCGACACCGGGGCGTACGACGGGCTCGGCGAGCAGCGCAAGGCCGAGCTGTTCGCCGCCCGGCGAGCCGGCAGCCCGGCCCGCCGGATCGGCACCGCCGCCGACGTGGCCGAGGCCGTGCTGTTCGCGCTGACCAGCACGTTCGTGACCGGCCAGGTGCTCGGCGTGGACGGCGGCGAACCGCTCGTCTAG
- a CDS encoding right-handed parallel beta-helix repeat-containing protein: MREHRLRAALTCLLTTGVTAIAVAVPSAAHAAAVYYVSPGGSDSASGTIAAPWKTIAKAQSVAAAGDTVNFRAGTYAYTAATTSCSSQTAVVDAITLNKSGTSGSPISYVNYPGEKVLFDFSGMTGVNCRIKGFDVTGSYVYLRGFEISGVRQNNSANHESWGVWISGSNNTFEKLNTHNNMGPGVFVAGGGNNLVLNSDSHDNYDPYSSNGAGENADGFGAHIAAGKSGNVFRGCRSWWNSDDGFDLINAYSPVTIENSWSWRNGYLPQTTTAAGNGAGFKAGGYGGVYVSGGVKHTVRQSVAFLNRSQGFYSNHHTVANDYFNNTAYSNGVDFDMLGINSGGSAVGLGNLRNNIAYAGTLTANMSGTSASYNSWNLGVTMSDAQFQSVATTGWNVSRQSDGSLPVLPYLRLAAGSTLIDKGTNVGLSYNGAAPDLGAFES; the protein is encoded by the coding sequence ATGCGAGAGCACCGACTCCGGGCGGCACTGACGTGTCTGCTCACCACCGGCGTGACGGCGATCGCCGTGGCCGTCCCGTCCGCCGCGCACGCGGCCGCCGTCTACTACGTCTCCCCCGGCGGCAGTGACAGCGCGTCCGGCACGATCGCCGCGCCGTGGAAGACGATCGCCAAGGCGCAGAGCGTCGCCGCGGCCGGCGACACGGTCAACTTCCGGGCCGGCACGTACGCCTACACCGCCGCGACCACCAGCTGCTCCAGCCAGACCGCGGTCGTCGACGCGATCACGCTGAACAAGAGCGGCACCTCCGGCAGCCCGATCAGCTACGTCAACTATCCGGGCGAGAAGGTGCTGTTCGACTTCTCCGGGATGACCGGCGTCAATTGCCGGATCAAGGGCTTCGACGTCACCGGCAGCTACGTCTACCTGCGCGGCTTCGAGATCAGCGGGGTGCGGCAGAACAACAGCGCGAACCACGAGTCGTGGGGCGTCTGGATCTCCGGGAGCAACAACACGTTCGAGAAGCTGAACACGCACAACAACATGGGGCCGGGTGTGTTCGTCGCCGGCGGCGGCAACAATCTGGTGCTCAACTCGGACTCGCACGACAACTACGATCCGTACAGTTCGAACGGCGCCGGCGAGAACGCCGACGGATTCGGCGCGCACATCGCGGCCGGGAAGTCCGGGAACGTGTTCCGCGGCTGCCGGTCGTGGTGGAACTCCGACGACGGCTTCGACCTGATCAACGCGTATTCGCCGGTGACCATCGAGAACTCGTGGTCGTGGCGCAACGGCTACCTGCCGCAGACCACGACGGCGGCCGGGAACGGGGCCGGGTTCAAGGCCGGCGGATACGGCGGTGTCTACGTCTCCGGCGGCGTCAAGCACACGGTCCGGCAGTCGGTGGCGTTCCTGAACCGGTCGCAGGGCTTCTACAGCAACCATCACACGGTCGCCAACGACTACTTCAACAACACCGCCTACAGCAACGGCGTCGATTTCGACATGCTCGGGATCAATTCCGGCGGCTCGGCGGTCGGTCTCGGAAACCTCAGGAACAATATTGCGTACGCCGGGACGCTCACCGCGAACATGAGCGGCACGAGTGCGTCGTACAACTCGTGGAACCTGGGCGTGACCATGTCGGACGCCCAGTTCCAGAGCGTGGCCACCACCGGCTGGAACGTCTCGCGCCAGTCCGACGGCAGCCTGCCCGTCCTGCCGTACCTGCGTCTCGCCGCCGGCAGCACCCTGATCGACAAGGGCACGAACGTCGGACTGTCGTACAACGGCGCCGCCCCGGACCTGGGCGCCTTCGAGTCCTAG
- a CDS encoding PHB depolymerase family esterase has translation MTPLFAATAALLFLVPAPATETAPGTITDRPVHTTGCGKRPPAPAGTSITRTVTSGGIDRTYLLHLPAGYRPGRATPVVLSFHGRTRTSEYQEELTRMDDLDAIVAYPQGTIGTDGQPSFQGAPYSSGVDDVRFTGDLLDDLQRRLCVDPARIFVSGKSNGGGFAGLLACRLAGRIAASAQVSGAFYPQGGDCAPSRAIPVVEFHGTADATIPYAGNPAKGLPPIMEWLGAWAVRNRCSSDFSQRTPVAGVTRFAWSRCAAAVEHYRIDGLGHTWPSTTTNPDSATPTVLDATPIIWRFFRAHPLRSAVEGCVFT, from the coding sequence ATGACACCACTGTTCGCGGCAACCGCCGCCCTGCTGTTCCTGGTGCCGGCCCCGGCGACGGAGACGGCACCGGGCACGATCACCGACCGGCCGGTGCACACCACCGGCTGCGGCAAACGGCCACCGGCCCCGGCCGGCACCTCGATCACCCGGACCGTCACCAGCGGCGGGATCGACCGCACCTACCTGCTGCACCTGCCGGCCGGCTACCGCCCGGGCCGCGCCACGCCGGTCGTGCTCAGCTTCCACGGGCGCACTCGTACCAGCGAATACCAGGAAGAGCTCACCCGGATGGACGACCTCGACGCGATCGTCGCCTATCCGCAGGGCACGATCGGCACCGATGGCCAGCCGTCGTTCCAGGGCGCGCCGTACTCGTCCGGCGTGGACGACGTGCGGTTCACCGGCGACCTGCTCGACGACCTCCAGCGGCGGCTGTGCGTCGACCCGGCCCGCATCTTCGTCTCCGGCAAGTCCAACGGCGGCGGCTTCGCGGGCCTGCTGGCCTGCCGGCTGGCCGGGCGGATCGCGGCGTCCGCACAGGTCAGCGGCGCTTTCTACCCGCAGGGCGGGGACTGTGCGCCGAGCCGGGCGATCCCGGTCGTCGAGTTCCACGGGACGGCGGACGCCACGATCCCGTACGCCGGCAATCCGGCCAAGGGACTGCCGCCGATCATGGAGTGGCTCGGGGCCTGGGCCGTACGCAATCGATGCTCTTCCGATTTCTCGCAGCGCACCCCGGTCGCCGGAGTGACGAGATTTGCCTGGTCACGATGCGCCGCGGCGGTCGAGCACTACCGGATCGACGGGCTCGGGCACACCTGGCCGAGCACCACGACGAACCCGGACTCGGCCACGCCCACGGTGCTCGACGCGACGCCGATCATCTGGCGCTTCTTCCGGGCCCACCCGCTGCGATCCGCGGTGGAGGGCTGCGTGTTCACTTAG
- a CDS encoding cyclopropane-fatty-acyl-phospholipid synthase family protein — translation MDRQRLSSIAHTHHPIAAPISGVNVNRLLRRADRRPAARILDLGCGEAAWSLQALAHCPDGHADGVDLSPYALERAAATAEMRELSDRLTLHRRDARTYVPDGDYDLVLCVGATHAFGGFAETLELAGRHVNRDGVLMVGEGFWAVPPTKAALTGLDTTPDEFTDLPGLVEQAAKAGWAPTYAHVSEAAEWDDYEWSWTGSLTGWALDNPGHPDAADALAAAQTHRDGWLRGYRGVLGFVTLVLRRAS, via the coding sequence GTGGATCGTCAACGGCTGAGCAGCATCGCGCACACCCACCACCCGATCGCCGCCCCGATCTCCGGGGTGAACGTCAACCGGCTCCTGCGCCGCGCCGATCGCCGGCCGGCCGCCCGGATCCTCGACCTGGGCTGCGGCGAGGCGGCCTGGTCGCTGCAGGCGCTCGCGCACTGCCCGGACGGGCACGCCGACGGCGTCGACCTGAGCCCCTATGCGCTGGAGCGGGCCGCGGCCACCGCCGAGATGCGCGAGCTGTCCGACCGGCTCACCCTGCACCGGCGCGACGCCCGGACCTACGTGCCGGACGGCGACTACGACCTGGTCCTGTGCGTCGGCGCGACGCACGCGTTCGGCGGCTTCGCCGAGACCCTCGAACTGGCCGGCCGGCACGTCAACCGCGACGGCGTGCTGATGGTCGGCGAGGGTTTCTGGGCGGTGCCCCCGACGAAGGCCGCGCTGACCGGCCTGGACACCACGCCCGACGAGTTCACCGACCTGCCCGGCCTGGTCGAGCAGGCCGCGAAGGCGGGCTGGGCGCCGACCTACGCGCACGTCAGCGAGGCCGCCGAGTGGGACGACTACGAGTGGTCCTGGACCGGCTCGCTGACCGGCTGGGCCCTGGACAATCCCGGCCATCCGGACGCGGCCGACGCCCTCGCCGCCGCTCAGACCCACCGCGACGGCTGGCTCCGCGGATACCGCGGCGTCCTCGGATTCGTCACGCTGGTCCTGCGCCGGGCTTCTTAA
- a CDS encoding YwqG family protein, whose protein sequence is MDYHDRFLRAATEQGVPRDEAARYAELVLRFRIRAGAGPDGVRAGRFGGLPHLPADIAWPCIRPGVPLPYLAAVDCAALPRIAGFALPAGGSLLFFLSPEAAMSSCSVPEEQQFARVVHVPAGTVTAPTGPPADDCDDEPLTGPEHDLYARVEPDLPDWLDQPPEFLTDLEKQLTRDIPGMAQLTAVVDRLWPGRVPWIEDDLLLGGYSVSAQDSPESILADDSSEEAVLRGWVALAQFAVPHEEYVNGRFLIRHQDLEAGRFDKALSFCEFTE, encoded by the coding sequence ATGGACTACCACGATCGATTTCTGCGGGCCGCGACCGAGCAGGGTGTGCCGCGGGACGAGGCGGCCCGCTACGCCGAACTGGTCCTTCGATTCCGGATCAGGGCCGGCGCCGGGCCGGACGGGGTGCGCGCCGGACGCTTCGGCGGGCTGCCGCACCTGCCGGCCGACATCGCCTGGCCGTGCATCCGGCCGGGGGTGCCGCTGCCGTACCTGGCGGCGGTCGACTGTGCAGCGCTCCCCCGGATCGCCGGGTTCGCCCTGCCTGCGGGCGGCTCGCTGCTGTTCTTCCTGTCGCCCGAGGCGGCCATGTCGTCGTGTTCGGTGCCGGAGGAGCAGCAGTTCGCCCGGGTCGTGCACGTGCCGGCCGGCACGGTGACGGCGCCGACCGGGCCGCCGGCCGACGACTGCGACGACGAGCCGCTGACCGGCCCGGAACACGACCTGTACGCGCGGGTCGAGCCGGACCTGCCGGACTGGCTCGATCAGCCCCCAGAGTTCCTGACCGACCTGGAGAAACAGTTGACCCGCGACATTCCGGGCATGGCGCAGCTCACCGCGGTCGTCGACCGGCTCTGGCCGGGCCGGGTGCCGTGGATCGAGGACGACCTGCTGCTCGGTGGGTACTCGGTGTCGGCGCAGGACAGCCCCGAGTCGATCCTGGCCGACGACAGCTCCGAGGAGGCCGTGCTGCGCGGGTGGGTGGCGCTGGCCCAGTTCGCGGTGCCGCACGAGGAGTACGTGAACGGGCGGTTCCTGATCCGGCACCAGGACCTGGAGGCCGGGCGGTTCGACAAGGCGCTGTCGTTCTGTGAGTTCACCGAGTGA
- a CDS encoding TetR/AcrR family transcriptional regulator: protein MPRNSDDVRLRLQEAALELYLEHGYDKTTTGDIAVRAGVTERTFFRHFTDKREVFFDGEAQLRELLTDAVAAVPAGTKPLPTLRTAFHQAVPLIEQNLPVTERRVPVIAATPALQERALAKNAALVGALTDALRARGVADRLAALCAQVGMDTYGIAVRRWGADRTEDLHAHLDWAFTDLRLAANALK from the coding sequence GTGCCACGGAATTCGGATGATGTGCGGCTGCGCCTGCAGGAGGCCGCGCTGGAGCTGTATCTGGAGCATGGCTATGACAAGACGACGACCGGTGACATCGCGGTCCGGGCGGGCGTCACCGAGCGGACGTTCTTCCGGCACTTCACGGACAAGCGCGAGGTCTTCTTCGACGGCGAGGCGCAGCTGCGCGAGCTGCTGACCGACGCGGTCGCGGCGGTCCCGGCCGGGACCAAGCCGCTGCCGACCTTACGAACCGCGTTCCACCAGGCGGTTCCCCTGATCGAGCAGAACCTGCCGGTCACCGAGCGGCGGGTCCCGGTCATCGCGGCGACACCGGCGCTGCAGGAGCGGGCGCTGGCGAAAAACGCCGCGCTGGTCGGCGCGCTCACCGACGCGCTCCGGGCGCGCGGGGTCGCCGACCGGCTGGCGGCGCTGTGCGCCCAGGTCGGCATGGACACCTACGGGATCGCCGTGCGCCGCTGGGGTGCCGACCGCACCGAGGATCTGCACGCCCACCTCGACTGGGCCTTCACCGACCTCCGACTGGCCGCGAACGCCCTGAAGTAG
- a CDS encoding alpha/beta hydrolase: MPVNTEALDPEVAAAFDALPKAANGTLLDLSDIPGLRAQFGALRAGMPARTPDPRVTIETLRIPRADRTDLEVVLYRPVNVPEALPALLWFHAGAQVLGDNARDDDEYHTALALDLDCVLAAVVYRLAPETPAPGAAEDGYLAYTHLATHAAELRIDPARIGLAGASGGGAPAAATALMLRDRQDPPPCLLGLLYPMLDDRLATPSSQESAAEVAFTRQDMRLAWSAVLGDRLGADDLHPYCAPGRAGDLRGLPDAFVAVAQFDTLRDEGLDFARRLVAAGVPVDLHLYARVFHAWDRFAPASAPARSFEQTWRDFLRRRLRA; this comes from the coding sequence ATGCCCGTCAACACCGAAGCCCTCGACCCCGAAGTCGCGGCCGCATTCGACGCCCTGCCCAAGGCGGCGAACGGCACCCTGCTCGACCTCTCCGACATCCCGGGGCTACGCGCGCAGTTCGGCGCGCTCCGAGCCGGGATGCCGGCCCGCACACCGGACCCCCGGGTCACCATCGAGACGCTGCGGATCCCGCGTGCCGACCGGACCGATCTCGAGGTCGTGCTGTACCGGCCGGTGAACGTCCCCGAAGCCCTCCCGGCCCTGCTCTGGTTCCACGCGGGCGCGCAGGTGCTCGGCGACAACGCCCGCGACGACGACGAGTACCACACCGCCCTGGCCTTGGACCTGGACTGCGTCCTGGCCGCCGTCGTCTACCGCCTCGCCCCGGAGACACCCGCCCCGGGCGCGGCTGAGGACGGCTACCTCGCCTACACCCACCTCGCCACGCACGCCGCCGAGCTGCGGATCGACCCGGCGCGGATCGGCCTGGCCGGCGCCAGCGGCGGTGGCGCACCCGCCGCGGCGACCGCGCTCATGCTGCGTGACCGTCAGGACCCGCCGCCGTGCCTGCTGGGCCTGCTATACCCGATGCTCGACGACCGCCTGGCGACGCCGTCGAGCCAGGAGAGCGCGGCCGAGGTGGCCTTCACCCGCCAGGACATGCGGCTGGCCTGGTCCGCGGTGCTGGGCGACCGGCTCGGCGCCGATGACCTGCATCCGTACTGCGCGCCCGGACGTGCCGGCGACCTGCGCGGCCTGCCGGACGCCTTCGTCGCGGTCGCCCAGTTCGACACGCTGCGCGACGAGGGCCTCGACTTCGCGCGCCGGCTCGTCGCCGCCGGTGTCCCTGTCGACCTGCACCTCTACGCCCGGGTGTTCCACGCGTGGGACCGGTTCGCCCCGGCGTCGGCGCCGGCCCGCTCCTTCGAACAGACCTGGCGCGACTTCCTGCGCCGCCGCCTGCGAGCCTGA